The Reichenbachiella carrageenanivorans region ATGCTTAATTGATGCCATAATTCGACCGTTAATCATGTATTTTGATCTTGACTTGAATTTCGTCGCAAGTTAGACAATAAGGCTATGATTTCAAACACTACGTAGATTAAATAGACGACCATGAAATTTAGCACAAACAATTTAGCGTTGTCTGGGTGCTTCATGAGCCATACGAGCAAGGTGAATAACGTAACTACAAACCGTAAACCTAGGCCAACTAAAGGCAACATAGAGGTATCTATATTGGGGACTTTAGTCGCCAAAAGATAGGAGAAATGGATGCTAGTGTAAAGGAACCACAGAAAACCCAGTATTTGATAAATCGCTGGGTGCATAAATGAGAGCTCAAGTACTTCTAAAAAGAAGTAGCTTATTAAAATTAAAATCCCTGTAAAGACAGAGATTTTAGACAATTCTTTCATGAATTAATTTTTTGGCAACTTTCGAAATAAATTGAGCAATGCTCCTGCGATACCCAACAAAATGCCAACAAGTGTAAGTATAGATTCAAATTGAAAATACTTGTCCAACTGACTGCCAAGCCAATAGCCAATCAAGACAAAAGCCAGCATCTCAAATGCCACTCCTGAAAACTGCAGGAATGATAAAGGCTCGCTGTCTTTTTTATTCGGCTTTGAGGAGTTTTGACTT contains the following coding sequences:
- a CDS encoding AtpZ/AtpI family protein, coding for MEKQPKESQNSSKPNKKDSEPLSFLQFSGVAFEMLAFVLIGYWLGSQLDKYFQFESILTLVGILLGIAGALLNLFRKLPKN